The Horticoccus luteus DNA window TCGAACTGCCGCACGAAGAGATGTATGGCGAACCGTTCGCAATCCCTGCGCCCGATGAGCAAGTGTTCATCTCGTGGTTCGAGGGTGGAGAGGTGTTTCGCAGCGGATGCTGCTGGCATCGCGGCAACGGCAAAGTGTTTTATTTCCGGCCCGGCCACGAAACGTATCCGACTTATTTCGACCCGAACGTCCGGCGCGTGATCGCAAACGCCGTGGAATGGGCGCGGCCGCAGGGACAGTGGGCGGGCGTTGACCAGTCGCCCAACGAGAAAGTGCCGCCGGAGCCGCTGGGCCGATCGCAGTAAGCGACGCGGCGAGGCTGGCGCGGAGCAGGCAAAACCTGTCGATATAGAAGATCCGCCAGCAGGCGCGCACGAAGGGTTTTCCCGGGAAAGGGCGAAATTTCGCGGGTTGGCCCGAACTTGGACCACTTCGGCGGGTCAGGCCGCACCGTGAGTGCGATTGTCCGCAAATATGTGCTGGCCTGTATTGCGGCCGCCGGGGTGCTGGCTTGGGCGTGTCCCGGGGCGCAGGCGGGGACGCGCTGGGAAGTGCTGGAAGCGATTCATTGGGTGGAAAATCCATCGAACAGCACGCGGCCGGGACGTTTCGGGGAGCTGGGTCCGTATCAATTTCGAGAAAACACGTGGCGGCTGCATACAACCAAGCCGTTTCGCTGGGCCCTTGAGCGCAAGCAGGCAGACGAGGTGGCGGTGAAGCATTACGAATGGTTGCGGCGGGGGTTGGAGGCGGCCGGCATTGAAGCGTCGCCCTACAACATCGCGCTGGCGTGGAACAGCGGGCTGGACGCGGTGATCACGGGGCGCGCGCCGAGTGCCGCGCATCACTACGCGGACCGCGTTACCAATATGGCGACGCAAATCGGACGGTCGGCGCTGGCCAACCGTTAACTGCGCCTGCGCGCGAGCGCGGCAGCGGCGGGGTGGGAAAATCGCTTGGTTGTTGGCCGGGAGTCGCTCAGCGTAGGACGGAAGATGAGGTCATTCGTCAAAGCGCTAAGCCGCTTCGCCTGGGCGCCTTTGGTATGTTTTGCGGTGGCGTGGGCTCTGGCACAAACGGAACTCCTGCAAGGGGCCGCGTGGCGCGTAAACGATGCCCAGGTGCGGTGGCGCACGCTTTTTCAACACCAAGGAGATCCGCGCATAGCGATCTCCCTTTTTGAGGACAGTACCGAGGAGCTCGTCAGTTGGCCGCCCGATCGAGAGTATCATGCGACGCTGCTGGGGTTGCTCGCGGCGGATGGGACGGCGGTGGTGGCGTGGGACGTCATTCTGGACGCGCAGCGGGAAGGAGAAGGGGACGAGCGACTTGTGGCCACGGCAGGCGCGGCGCGGGAGGCAGGCACGGGAGTCGTCGTGGGAGCGGTGTCTGACCCTGGCACGGGCGCCGGCGGACCGACGCTGCCGGACCCCGCAGATGCGTTTCACCACGTGGAAGGAGACGTCAGCGCGGCCTACGGAGACGTGTCGGCGTTACTGCCGTTTCCGGCACTGCGGTCGGCGGCGCGGTTTGGATTTGTGGATGCGCCGCGCAGTGGAGACGGGGTGATTCGGCAGATTCCGTTGGTCGTGCGGATCGGTGATCGGCTCTATCCTTCGTTCGCGCTGCAGACGGTGCTGGCTTATCTCCATGTCACCCTCGATCAGGTGACAGTGAAGCTCGGGGAGGCGGTGTCGTTTCCCACGCCGAAGGGCGTGTGCTCCGTGCCGATCGATCGCGAAGGGAAATATCTCATCAATTATCGTTACGAGCACGACGATCTCACGCCTGATTACGCGACCTATACCTACCGCGAGCTGCTGTTGAAATTGAAGGCAAAGCTCATGGACGGAAAGCCCTTGCCCGGCCGCGAGCCGCAGGTGGAAGGCAAAATACTGTTGGTCGGGCAAACGGTGACGGGAAAGGCCGACGCCGGGCCGAGTCAGCGGAGTTCTTACACGCCGCTCGTGTTGGTGCACGCGAACGTCATTGATAACATCTTGAACCGAGACTTCATTCGCCGGCCGCCGGGCTGGGTGGTGTGGGGCGGATTGCTTTTGCTGGGCTATGCGGGATTAACGCCTGCAATAGCGCGGACCTTGCGGCTGCAGTTGAGTTTTGGGGTGCTGGTCATCGTGGCCTATGCAAGCGTGGTGATCTGGGGATTTGTTTACGGCAATTGGTGGGTGCCGGTGGTGGGACCGATGATGGGTTACGGCTTGTTGCAATTTGTCGTGATCGGGGGGCGGGTGCTGCGTGAACAGAAGGCGAAGGACCAGCTGAAGCAGATGTTTAACTCGTATCTTTCGCCCGAGCTCCTGAAAAAAATCCTGCGCGGGAAATCGCTCGCGGAAGTGAGCAGCGAACGCAAACCGGTCACCATTTTGTTCTCGGACTTGCGCGATTTTACCAGTTGGAGCGAGCAGACGAAGGAAGAGACCCTGATCGCGCAGTTGAACGAATACCTCGCGGCGATGGTGGAGTGCATTCACGCGCACGGCGGGACGCTCCACAAGTTCATCGGTGACGCCGTCATGGCGGTGTGGGGCGACTTGGTGTCGGAAGGGCCGGCGACCGACGCTCAACGCGCGTGCGAGGCAGCCCTCGCCATGCAGGAGCGATTGAACGTGCTCAATGAACGCTGGGCCGCCGCCGGCGAACATACGCTGCGCATGGGGATCGGGTTGAATCACGGCGTCGTGCTGGTCGGCAACATCGGCTCACCGCGGCGGATGGAGTTCACGGTCATCGGCGATGCGGTCAACCTGGCGTCGCGGCTTGAAAGCCTGAATAAAGAACTCAAAACGGGCGTGCTTGTAGGGGGGGCGGTCTACGAATTGGTGCGCGACCATTTCGAGTTTCGTGAATGCGGTGCGGTGCCGGTGAAAGGGAAACGGGAGCCCGTGCCGGTTTTCGAGTTATGCGCTCTGAAATTGACGGGCTCCAGCGCTTCCCGGACACCGGTTGCGGAGAGCTGATTTCAGCGGTGAGAGTCCTAAATTAGGGATTGCCAAAGGAAGTCGCCACTCAATATTGCAACCTGTTTTCCCTTCCGGTAGTAAACCGACCCATATTTCATCCGCTTCATCCATGAGATACCTAAAACAGCTGCTCTCCTTTGTTGTCGTGAGCTTCGTCGCAAGCTCACTCGCCACCGCCGCCGCCCCTGAGGCTAAAGTGGTCAAGGTCTCGGGCGATGCCCGGGTTCAATTGCCGGGCCAGTCTTCCCCGGTGCAGGTCACCGAAGGCATGTTGCTTCCCCAAGGCTCGACGATCACGACCGCGAACGGCGAAGTTTGGCTAAGTGGATTTCCCGGTGCCACCGCTGCCGTTCATCCCAACTCTTCCGTCAACTTAAGTGAACTCGGCACCAATAACGACGGCAAGCGCAAGGCGTTGCTGGAGCTCACCCGCGGCAAGATTACATCTACGCTGGACCCCTCCAAGTCGGGCGTCACAAACTATAGCGTCCGCACCCCGAAAGGTGTGGCGGCGGCACGTGGCACAGCGTTTGAGGTAATCTTCGCGCAGAGCGCCACGACGGGCGAAGGCGAGATGACCACGGTCACGCTGAGCGGCACGGTGACGGTGACCATGCATATGGCTGACGACAAGGTCGTCACCTTGAGTTTGCCGGTCGGCAACGCAGTGACGAGTGGTGGCGGATCGGCCGACCTTAATGGCACGTCCGTCACTATTGCCGAGGCACTTTCAAATGGCACGATTTCGGCGGAAGACCTTAAGCAGGCCGTGCTAGCCGTGGTCGGGGCTGTTACTGGCGGGGGAAATGGCTACTCTGATGCCACAGGCCAAGCGCTGATCAAAGCGGCGGTAGGGGCGTCGGTCGCGGCGGTTGGGGCTAATTCGGCGGACGCTAATGCGATCATAGAGGCCGCCCAAAAAGCAGTCGGCTCGAACAGCGCACTTTCTGGCGCGGTGGATGCGGGCGCAACGGCCGGCGGCCAAAACTCGAATTCGGGAGATACTACGAATTCGGACCAAAAAAGCGGCCAGATCACTCCCAGCACTGGCAGCCAAGAACAGGGTAAGGATATCGACCAAACCAAGTCGATCGTTACCAGTCCTTCCCACTAATCGGACGTTAACCTAAAGCAAATTTCAGCGCCCGCGGAAACGCGGGCGCTTTTTTTGTGCCAAGCTTCAGCGATGGGCGCGTTGTCGGTTAATCGCCCACACCACGCGTCCCGTGTCCGCCCCCGTGCGCGCCACGGCACCGCGCTGGCGAGCGCTGATTGCCCCGCCGCCGATTAACCGCCTGCACTCCGGGCGTCAGTCCAAGAAATTGGCCTGCTTAGGCAGGCGAGAGGCTCGCAAGGCGGCTTCCTCCTCTGGCGTCGCATTGAGGTGCCGCGGAGGCTTGACGGTCTTCTGAGCCACCGCGACTTCGCGGTCGGCGACGATCCGGTCGCAGATGGCGTGAATGTGCAGGCGGAGCCAGCGAGCCGTGCTGCTGGCCGCAGTATAGTCGGCGGGACCGTAGCCGTGAATGCGGCCGGATTGGAGCAGGCGATCGTTTTGCTCGAATTCCCCCGCGCGGTCGGGGTTGTAAACGCCATAGGCGCGCCCGCCGCCGCTCTTGACCACGGAAAAGCTCGGGATGTCGCTCGGGCCATCGGCCACGTAGATCATATTCTGGAATGGAATCCGGCGGTCCTCGGGCTTCACGTTCGCGTTCACATCGATCGCAGGATTCTTGTTGGTGCCCTTGTTGATTTCGAAGAGCGCCCGGGTTTTGGTCGTGTTGTCGATCACCATGCCGATCTGCGCAATGACCGCGTCGGCCGAGATCGCCATCTCGCTTTGCTGGAGAAAACCGGGCTGAAGCGGGCTTTCGATGAACTCGCAGCCCCAAATTCCATCAACGTGCGATGCGATGGCGCTGCCCCGAATCATTTCCGCCAGACCGGTGCTGACGATGTAATGTTCGAGCTGGATTTCGTGCTTACGAAATTCGGCGCGTTCGGCGACGTAGCTTTTGGCCAGGCCGAAAAACTGGGGCAAACCGGGATAAAATTCGATTTCAGCGCCGCACGCCCGGAGTTCGCGGTTATCGAGCCGGCCAAACTTGCCTGCCAACACATAAGTCAGGATGTGGTTGAGGTAGCTGATTTCGCCGGAAAGGTGATAGCCGCGTTTCCGATAATGCTCGAGCAAGGCGTTCGTCTCCGCCCAAAACGTGGCTTCGTCGATGTCATGGCGCCGGAAAAGCGGGGCCTGCATGTAGCCGGGGATTAAGGTCTTGTCGAAATCCCAGATGCACGCGATGATGTTTTGAGTGAAAAGCGTCGTAGCCATGGCTTGCTTGCTGCGTGAGGCAATCGTTGCCTGACGGTGGCGAATCGCGCGAGGCAAGCCGCAACTTGCGGCCCGCGCAATTCGCAAATCTCTGCCTGCTTGCCGCTCCATGGATCCTTTGCCCGACATCGCACCTTTCCGCCGCCGACTGGATGAGCTCGACGCCCAGATGGCGGACGCCTCGTTTTACACCAATCCGCGCAAAGCGGCGGAGATTTCGCGGGAGCAGCAGAAGCTCGTGCAGCTCGTCAACGATTACCGCGCGCACGAACGCGCCGGTCGCGACATAGCAGAAGCGGAGGCTTTGATGCGCGACGCGGCGGCGGATGCAGATTTGCGCGAGCTCGCAGCGGGCGAGCTGGAGGCCTTGCGCACAAAACGCGCCTCGCTCGCCGCGGAGTTGCTGCACGCCATGATCCCGCCGGAACCCACCGACTCGCGGAATACCGTGATGGAAATCCGGGCCGGCACCGGCGGCGACGAAGCCAGCTTGTTCGCGGCCGAGCTGTTCCGCCTCTACTCAAAGTTTGCCGAAGGGCGGGGCTGGAAAGTCCAACCCATGAGTTCCAGCGCGAGCGATCGCGGCGGATTGAAGGAGGTAATTTTCCTCATCACCGGCGCCGACGTTTACAAGTGGTTGAAATTCGAAAGCGGAGTGCATCGCGTGCAACGCGTCCCGGTCACGGAAGCAAACGGCCGGATTCACACGTCGACGGTGACGGTGGCGGTATTGCCTGAGGCGGAGGAAGTGGACGTGCAAATCGATCCGCAGGACCTCGAAATCACGGTGAGTCGGGCGAGCGGCCCCGGCGGGCAAGGGGTAAATACGACTGATTCGGCAGTGCAGATTTTGCACAAGCCGACGGGCCTCATCGTGCAGTGCGCGGATGAGCGTTCCCAACTGAAAAACAAAGCACGAGCGATGACCGTGCTCCGTTCGCGCCTGCTGAAACGGCGCGAAGAGGAAGAGCACGCGAAATATGCGGCCGTGCGCCGAAGCCAGATTGGATCCGGCGATCGCAGCGAGCGCATTCGCACTTACAATTTTCCGCAAAACCGCCTGACCGATCACCGTATCGGGCTCACGCTTTACAATCTGCCGCAGGTGATGGAAGGCGACATCGACGCGGTGATTGCGGCGCTCCAAAAGGCGGATTTCGAAGAGAAACTCGCGACTCTAACGGGCGCACCGATCGCGGCGCGTCGGTCCGACGCGCCGGAGGAATGACATGCATTCGGTCCTCGAAATCATCAAAAAGACCACCGACTTTTTTGCGGCCAAAGGCGTCGAAGGGGCGCGACTGAATGCAGAGCTGCTCGTCGGCCATGTGCTGGGGCTGGGGCGGATGCAGCTTTACCTGCAATTTGAGCGACTATTGAGCGAAGGAGAACTCGACCGCCTGCGCCCGCTGGTGCGGCGGCGGGCGCTGCGTGAGCCGTTGCAATACATCATCGGTGAAACGGAGTTCGCGGGCCTGAAGTTGAAGGTCGACCGGCGTGCGTTGATCCCTCGGCCGGAAACGGAGCGACTGGTCGAAATTTTGAGTGAACGTTTCGCCGACACGCCACCGCCGCGTGTGCTTGATCTGGGCACGGGCACGGGCGCGCTGGCACTGGCTTTGGCCAAAACTTGGCCCGCCGCGACCGTCACGGCGAGCGATGCGAGCGAAGCAGCGCTCGCCCTGGCCAGCGAAAACGCGGCGGCCTGCGGTCTCGCGGAGCGGGTGACTTTCGTGGTTTCCGATTGGTATCGCGATTTACCGGCGGGCTCGGAGTTCGATCTGATTGTTGCGAATCCGCCCTATCTGACTGCGGCCGAAGTCGCGGAAGCGGCACCGGAGGTGCGCGACTACGAGCCGATGCAGGCGCTGACCAGTGCAGATGCCGGAATGGCGGACCTGCGCGCCATCATCAATGGGGCACGTCCGCGACTGAGGCGAGGCGGGTGGATCGCGCTGGAAACGGGTATTGCGCAGCACGCCAGCTTGGTCTCGGAGCTGCGCGCGGCAGGATTCGAGCAGGTCGAATCCCGTGCGGATCTAACCGGGCGCGACCGCTTCCTTTTAGCTCTTGGTTGAGGTCTGCGCCGTGAGCGGCGCGTGGTCGTCGACCCAAAGCTGGCGGTTCGGACTCAAGGCGAGAGCGTCTTCCAAAACCCGCAGACTTTCGCGGAGCGGGATGTCGGCTTTGCCGTAGCTTTCGTTGTCGTCGTCGTCGTCCGCGGCGTCGAGATCCCCGTCGGCGACAGTCTCGTCGTCGGCCTTTTTGGGTGCTTTGATCTTGGGCGGCGGCGGAGGCCCGAGACGATATTCCTTAAACGGGAAATCGTTTTTCGCGAGTTTGTCGCGCTCGGCTTTCATTTGCTTTTGGAAGTCATCGTCGGACTTCTTCTGCGCCTGGCGGGTGTCGAGGTTGAGAGAGATCCGCTTCTGCTCCTGACGCATCTTGAACCAATCCACGTAGCGCCGGAGATAAGCGAACTCTTCGAGGGAGTTTTGGCGTTGCTGACTGGCTTCGCGCAGCGGCGTGAGGATTTTCGCATCAAGGGGCTTGCCGTCAAAAAGCGACGAGGGGATTTCGTCCCACGCGAGGGCGTGCGGCAGATCTTTTTCGCCGATGGGAAGAAAGTCCTCCACGCTAGGAAGGACGATGTCCGGAATGACCCCCTTGAGTTGGGTCGACGAACCGTTGGGCAGATAATATTTCTGCACGGTGATTTTCGTGGCGCCGGTTTTATCCGGCGAGCGGGCGAGGCGGGGCACGAGGTTGCGCATTTCGAGCACAGTTTGCACGCTGCCTTTGCCGTGGGTCGAACTGTCGCCGACGACGATGGCGCGACCGTAATTTTGCAGGGCGCCGGTGACAATTTCAGAGGCGGAAGCGCTAAAGCGATCGGTCAGCACGGCGAGGGGACCGTCGTAAGCGGTGGTGTTGGACTCGTCTTCATCGACCTGGATTTCGCCCACTTGATTCTTCACCTGCACGACCGGGCCATGCGGCACGAAGAGTCCGGTGACGGCGATCGCTTCGGTGAGAAAACCGCCGCCGTTGCGCCGCAAATCAAGGACGAGACCTTCGACGCCCGCTTTTTTGAGCTGGCCGATCAACTGGGCGACGTCTTTCGAAGCGCTGCTTTTTTCGGCTTCAGGTTCGTCGGTTTCCGCTGGGCCGTAGAACGAAGGCAGGGTGATCACGCCGAGCGGAATGGTTTTGCCATCCTTGCCGGGCACTTGGAAAACCGCGGCGTGCGCGCGGGCGGAATTTAGTTTCACGACATCGCGGACGATCTTGATTTCCTTGCGCGCGGAGGGATCGGTGGCGGCGCCGGGCTGCACGAGCAGATCAACGCGCGAGCCTTTCGCGCCGCGGATCATGTCCACGATTTTGCGCAGTTTCATGCCGATGACTTCGACGGGTTCGCCGCCGTTTTGGGCGACGGAGATAATCTTGTCGTTGGGTTTGAGTTGCTTGCCGAGATCGGCCGGGCCGCCCGGAATGATTTCCTTCACGACGCAGTTATCTTCTTCCACGCCGAGGAGTGCGCCGATGCCTACGAGTTGGAGCTTCATCTGAATGCCAAAGTCTTCGTAAGTGTCGGCGGACCAGTAGGTGGAGTGTGGGTCGTAGAGTTGGGCGATGCTTGAGAGGTATATCTCGGCGAGGTCGCCGCCTTCGAGTTCGCCGACATTTTTCAACATGCGCTCGTAGCGTTTATGCACCGTTTTCTTGGCTTCAGCGGGCGTCTTCTTGTTGAGGAGTTCGGCGAGGATTTCGAACTTGAGGCGCTCCTTCCACAGTTCATCGGCGGCCGCCGCGTCGGCCGGCCAGGGGGCCTTGCTGCGATCGACGAGGTAGGTGGCGTGGTCATTGAGGTCGATGTCTTTGTCGAGCTGCTGGAAGATCCAATTCACGCGGTCGTTGACGCGTTGTTCGTAGACGGAAAAAATTTCGTAAGCGGGATCGATGTTACCCAAAGCACGGACGTTCCAATAGAGGCTCGAGGCATAGCGCTTTTCGAAAAGCGCGCGATCGGTGCCCAGGAAAAACAGCCGTTGGCCATCGATCTGGCTCATGTAATCCGGCACGACTTCCACGTAGTCGGAGGCGTGGACGGCATCGCGGTTGTAATGGGCTTCTTCCAGCAGCTTCACGAGCGTCTGGGCCTCGATGGCGAGGGTCGGTGAAGTTTTGAATTGGCGGTCGGCGGAAAATCCCGCCGCAGTCGCAGCGAGAAACAGGACCGCGGCGATACCGCGAGTGCGCGAGAAGAGAGCTAAACGCATGGGGATTGGAGAGGAGAGCCGGGCAAATGTTTCACCAAGGGAAAAGGTTTCGAGCGCACGAATGAGCTCAAATGGCGAACGTCAGGTCCGCGCCGCGTTCGGAGAGGCACGCGTGGCTTAACGGCGGCTGAGGAGGTCTTTAGCCTCGTCGAGCAGGCGTTTTTCTTCCGGCGTGAGCGCGCCGAATCCCTGGCTGTTTATCTTGTCGAGGATGCGATCCACCTCAGCCCGCAGATCGTCGCGACTGCTCACGTTGACATGATAGACGGGCGCTGGATTGGCGGCGGTTTTGTCACGCCGGCGCGCCCAGCGCGGCAATTCGACATCGACCTGCCGACGACGAAACCAACGCCATTCGGTGCCATGGAAAAA harbors:
- a CDS encoding FecR family protein, yielding MRYLKQLLSFVVVSFVASSLATAAAPEAKVVKVSGDARVQLPGQSSPVQVTEGMLLPQGSTITTANGEVWLSGFPGATAAVHPNSSVNLSELGTNNDGKRKALLELTRGKITSTLDPSKSGVTNYSVRTPKGVAAARGTAFEVIFAQSATTGEGEMTTVTLSGTVTVTMHMADDKVVTLSLPVGNAVTSGGGSADLNGTSVTIAEALSNGTISAEDLKQAVLAVVGAVTGGGNGYSDATGQALIKAAVGASVAAVGANSADANAIIEAAQKAVGSNSALSGAVDAGATAGGQNSNSGDTTNSDQKSGQITPSTGSQEQGKDIDQTKSIVTSPSH
- a CDS encoding carboxy terminal-processing peptidase, encoding MRLALFSRTRGIAAVLFLAATAAGFSADRQFKTSPTLAIEAQTLVKLLEEAHYNRDAVHASDYVEVVPDYMSQIDGQRLFFLGTDRALFEKRYASSLYWNVRALGNIDPAYEIFSVYEQRVNDRVNWIFQQLDKDIDLNDHATYLVDRSKAPWPADAAAADELWKERLKFEILAELLNKKTPAEAKKTVHKRYERMLKNVGELEGGDLAEIYLSSIAQLYDPHSTYWSADTYEDFGIQMKLQLVGIGALLGVEEDNCVVKEIIPGGPADLGKQLKPNDKIISVAQNGGEPVEVIGMKLRKIVDMIRGAKGSRVDLLVQPGAATDPSARKEIKIVRDVVKLNSARAHAAVFQVPGKDGKTIPLGVITLPSFYGPAETDEPEAEKSSASKDVAQLIGQLKKAGVEGLVLDLRRNGGGFLTEAIAVTGLFVPHGPVVQVKNQVGEIQVDEDESNTTAYDGPLAVLTDRFSASASEIVTGALQNYGRAIVVGDSSTHGKGSVQTVLEMRNLVPRLARSPDKTGATKITVQKYYLPNGSSTQLKGVIPDIVLPSVEDFLPIGEKDLPHALAWDEIPSSLFDGKPLDAKILTPLREASQQRQNSLEEFAYLRRYVDWFKMRQEQKRISLNLDTRQAQKKSDDDFQKQMKAERDKLAKNDFPFKEYRLGPPPPPKIKAPKKADDETVADGDLDAADDDDDNESYGKADIPLRESLRVLEDALALSPNRQLWVDDHAPLTAQTSTKS
- the prfA gene encoding peptide chain release factor 1, whose product is MDPLPDIAPFRRRLDELDAQMADASFYTNPRKAAEISREQQKLVQLVNDYRAHERAGRDIAEAEALMRDAAADADLRELAAGELEALRTKRASLAAELLHAMIPPEPTDSRNTVMEIRAGTGGDEASLFAAELFRLYSKFAEGRGWKVQPMSSSASDRGGLKEVIFLITGADVYKWLKFESGVHRVQRVPVTEANGRIHTSTVTVAVLPEAEEVDVQIDPQDLEITVSRASGPGGQGVNTTDSAVQILHKPTGLIVQCADERSQLKNKARAMTVLRSRLLKRREEEEHAKYAAVRRSQIGSGDRSERIRTYNFPQNRLTDHRIGLTLYNLPQVMEGDIDAVIAALQKADFEEKLATLTGAPIAARRSDAPEE
- a CDS encoding adenylate/guanylate cyclase domain-containing protein, which codes for MAWALAQTELLQGAAWRVNDAQVRWRTLFQHQGDPRIAISLFEDSTEELVSWPPDREYHATLLGLLAADGTAVVAWDVILDAQREGEGDERLVATAGAAREAGTGVVVGAVSDPGTGAGGPTLPDPADAFHHVEGDVSAAYGDVSALLPFPALRSAARFGFVDAPRSGDGVIRQIPLVVRIGDRLYPSFALQTVLAYLHVTLDQVTVKLGEAVSFPTPKGVCSVPIDREGKYLINYRYEHDDLTPDYATYTYRELLLKLKAKLMDGKPLPGREPQVEGKILLVGQTVTGKADAGPSQRSSYTPLVLVHANVIDNILNRDFIRRPPGWVVWGGLLLLGYAGLTPAIARTLRLQLSFGVLVIVAYASVVIWGFVYGNWWVPVVGPMMGYGLLQFVVIGGRVLREQKAKDQLKQMFNSYLSPELLKKILRGKSLAEVSSERKPVTILFSDLRDFTSWSEQTKEETLIAQLNEYLAAMVECIHAHGGTLHKFIGDAVMAVWGDLVSEGPATDAQRACEAALAMQERLNVLNERWAAAGEHTLRMGIGLNHGVVLVGNIGSPRRMEFTVIGDAVNLASRLESLNKELKTGVLVGGAVYELVRDHFEFRECGAVPVKGKREPVPVFELCALKLTGSSASRTPVAES
- a CDS encoding haloacid dehalogenase-like hydrolase, yielding MATTLFTQNIIACIWDFDKTLIPGYMQAPLFRRHDIDEATFWAETNALLEHYRKRGYHLSGEISYLNHILTYVLAGKFGRLDNRELRACGAEIEFYPGLPQFFGLAKSYVAERAEFRKHEIQLEHYIVSTGLAEMIRGSAIASHVDGIWGCEFIESPLQPGFLQQSEMAISADAVIAQIGMVIDNTTKTRALFEINKGTNKNPAIDVNANVKPEDRRIPFQNMIYVADGPSDIPSFSVVKSGGGRAYGVYNPDRAGEFEQNDRLLQSGRIHGYGPADYTAASSTARWLRLHIHAICDRIVADREVAVAQKTVKPPRHLNATPEEEAALRASRLPKQANFLD
- the prmC gene encoding peptide chain release factor N(5)-glutamine methyltransferase; translated protein: MHSVLEIIKKTTDFFAAKGVEGARLNAELLVGHVLGLGRMQLYLQFERLLSEGELDRLRPLVRRRALREPLQYIIGETEFAGLKLKVDRRALIPRPETERLVEILSERFADTPPPRVLDLGTGTGALALALAKTWPAATVTASDASEAALALASENAAACGLAERVTFVVSDWYRDLPAGSEFDLIVANPPYLTAAEVAEAAPEVRDYEPMQALTSADAGMADLRAIINGARPRLRRGGWIALETGIAQHASLVSELRAAGFEQVESRADLTGRDRFLLALG